One Verrucomicrobiota bacterium genomic region harbors:
- a CDS encoding DUF3696 domain-containing protein, producing MEELLDWISEEFANGLKSVTYLGPLRCYPPRHLVGMHDQDPNWFSGGGHAWDILGRGDRVVGEVNTWLRSRPCPGTDYEVRVRHLKDLGRVNQATKQRLAKHLRGLAAHDETATLSALDALLSDLAGDPMNTEFGEMVLFDRRADVEVSHRDVGVGISQLFPVLVHAFADQNKIVAIEQPEIHLHPALQAELGDVFIESALSDRKNTFLLETHSEHLILRIMRRIRETHLGKLPKHLPPIKPTDVSVLYVEKDGPRSIVREMPLDEMGRLVKAWPGGFFEESFNELF from the coding sequence ATGGAAGAACTCCTGGATTGGATTAGCGAGGAGTTCGCCAACGGCTTGAAATCGGTGACGTACCTTGGACCGTTACGATGTTACCCACCGCGCCACCTTGTCGGCATGCACGATCAAGATCCAAACTGGTTTTCCGGTGGCGGTCACGCTTGGGACATTCTGGGCCGGGGTGACCGAGTGGTGGGAGAAGTGAATACCTGGTTAAGGTCGCGGCCTTGTCCGGGCACCGATTACGAAGTGAGAGTGCGGCATCTCAAGGACCTTGGACGCGTCAACCAAGCAACGAAACAGCGCCTAGCGAAACATCTTCGTGGGCTAGCGGCTCACGACGAGACTGCCACTTTGTCAGCCCTGGACGCACTACTGAGCGACCTAGCAGGCGATCCCATGAACACCGAGTTCGGTGAGATGGTTCTCTTCGACAGGCGCGCTGACGTTGAGGTTAGCCATCGAGACGTGGGCGTTGGGATCAGTCAACTTTTTCCAGTGCTTGTACATGCTTTCGCCGATCAGAATAAGATTGTGGCCATTGAACAGCCGGAGATTCACCTTCATCCTGCACTGCAAGCCGAACTGGGCGACGTCTTCATCGAGTCCGCCTTAAGTGACCGAAAGAACACATTCCTACTGGAGACTCACAGCGAGCATCTGATCCTGCGCATCATGCGCCGCATCCGTGAAACGCACCTGGGCAAGCTGCCGAAACACCTGCCTCCAATCAAACCGACCGATGTCTCGGTCCTCTACGTGGAGAAGGACGGCCCGCGCAGCATCGTCCGGGAAATGCCTCTCGATGAAATGGGGCGGCTCGTGAAAGCCTGGCCAGGCGGGTTCTTCGAGGAATCCTTCAACGAGTTGTTCTGA